One window from the genome of Choloepus didactylus isolate mChoDid1 chromosome 2, mChoDid1.pri, whole genome shotgun sequence encodes:
- the LOC119526994 gene encoding dnaJ homolog subfamily A member 1-like, whose translation MVQKIQSLCMKCQGHGEQISPKERCKSCNGRKIVQEKKILEVHIDKGMKDGQKITFHGEGDQEPGLEPGDIIIVLDQKYHAIFAPLEDLFMCMDIQLVEVLCGFQKSMSTLANQTIVVTSHPGQTVKHEVIKCVLNEGMTIY comes from the coding sequence ATGGTTCAGAAAATTCAGTCTTTGTGCATGAAGTGCCAAGGCCATGGGGAACAGATCAGTCCTAAAGAGAGATGTAAAAGTTGCAATGGAAGGAAGATAGTTCAAGAGAAGAAGATTCTAGAGGTTCATATTGACAAAGGCATGAAAGATGGCCAAAAGATAACATTCCATGGTGAAGGAGACCAAGAGCCAGGACTGGAGCCAGGAGATATCATCATTGTTTTAGATCAGAAGTATCATGCCATTTTTGCTCCACTAGAAGACCTTTTCATGTGTATGGACATACAGCTGGTTGAAGTATTGTGTGGCTTCCAAAAGTCAATGTCCACTCTTGCCAACCAAACCATAGTTGTCACCTCTCATCCAGGTCAGACTGTCAAGCATGAAGTCATCAAGTGTGTGCTGAATGAAGGCATGACAATTTATTAA